In Triticum urartu cultivar G1812 chromosome 6, Tu2.1, whole genome shotgun sequence, the following proteins share a genomic window:
- the LOC125514507 gene encoding U-box domain-containing protein 11-like, with amino-acid sequence MAATAGAAAEIVREIAAVGAADLAAAPEPLRADCLRLARKVSLLTHLVAEVAEAAGEDGAAGPEAAAWVADLLRALQAARRFVALGRVPAVDTGAADQDVNDKNIAVQFKYVTWQLQAALTNLPHSCFQISDEVQEEVDLVRGQLKREMEKKGALDLNIFSKIHDILAHHVDNVGSQSEEPHSQRETLSLENLSSDHLELQHVALLISEISGISKSDIKKITSELIEGLENATVADSAKPTNGDNQTSDEAKDSPDNVKKPDTVAMPEDFRCPISLELMRDPVIVSTGQTYERAFIQRWIDGGNRTCPKTQQKLLNLTLTPNYVLRSLILQWCEEKGIEPPTRSKYEGSSIEVGEDRLAIEALVRNLSCSSLDERKSAAAEIRSLAKKSTDNRMLLAESGAIPALVKLLSSKDPKTQEHAVTSLLNLSIYDQNKELIVVGGAIVPIIQVLRTGSMEARENAAAAIFSLSLIDDNKIMIGSTPGAIEALVELLKSGSSRGRKDAATALFNLCIYQANKVRAVRAGILSPLVQMLQDSSSAGATDEALTILSVLVSHHECKTAIAKAHTIPFLIDLLRSSQARNKENAAAILLALCKKDAQNLACIGRLGAQIPLTELSKTGSDRAKRKATSLLEHLSKLQVL; translated from the exons ATGGCGGCGACGGCCGGGGCGGCAGCGGAGATCGTGCGGGAGATCGCGGCCGTGGGCGCCGCCGACCTGGCCGCCGCGCCGGAGCCGCTGCGGGCCGACTGCCTCCGCCTCGCGCGGAAGGTGTCACTGCTCACGCACCTCGTGGCCGAGGTCGCCGAGGCGGCGGGGGAGGACGGCGCGGCGGGGCccgaggcggcggcgtgggtgGCCGACCTGCTCCGGGCGCTCCAGGCCGCCAGGAGGTTCGTCGCGCTCGGCCGCGTGCCGGCAGTCGACACGGGGGCCGCGGATCAG GATGTCAACGACAAGAATATTGCTGTTCAGTTCAAGTATGTGACTTGGCAGTTGCAAGCAGCTCTAACAAATCTACCGCATAGTTGTTTTCAAATATCTGATGAAGTTCAAGAAGAG GTTGATTTAGTGCGGGGTCAGCTTAAAAGAGAAATGGAGAAGAAGGGAGCCCTTGATCtaaatattttttcaaaaattCATGATATCTTAGCTCATCATGTTGATAATGTTGGATCACAATCTGAAGAACCACACAGCCAGCGAGAGACATTGTCGTTGGAAAACTTGAGCAGTGATCATCTGGAGTTGCAACATGTTGCTTTACTAATTTCAGAAATAAGCGGGATATCTAAATCTGACATTAAAAAAATAACGTCTGAGCTAATTGAAGGGCTTGAAAACGCTACAGTTGCTGATTCTGCAAAACCAACAAATGGTGATAACCAAACAAGTGATGAAGCAAAAGACTCACCTGACAATGTTAAGAAGCCTGACACTGTAGCTATGCCTGAAGATTTCCGTTGCCCAATATCTCTTGAGCTGATGAGAGATCCTGTCATTGTGTCAACAGGGCAG ACATATGAGCGTGCTTTCATTCAaaggtggattgatggtggaaaccGGACATGCCCAAAAACTCAACAGAAGCTCCTAAACCTTACATTAACCCCAAACTATGTACTGAGAAGTTTGATATTGCAATGGTGTGAGGAAAAAGGGATCGAACCACCTACAAGATCGAAATATGAAGGTTCTTCCATAGAGGTCGGTGAGGACAGATTGGCAATTGAAGCATTAGTTCGCAATCTTTCTTGCAGCTCATTGGATGAACGGAAATCTGCTGCTGCTGAAATAAGATCCTTGGCCAAAAAAAGTACAGACAACCGCATGCTTCTAGCAGAGTCCGGTGCCATTCCTGCTCTAGTGAAACTTTTGTCCTCAAAAGACCCAAAAACCCAGGAACACGCAGTTACATCTCTTTTGAATCTCTCCATATATGATCAAAACAAGGAACTGATAGTGGTCGGTGGTGCCATTGTCCCAATCATACAAGTGCTTAGGACGGGTAGCATGGAGGCAAGAGAAAATGCAGCTGCAGCTATTTTCAGCCTGTCACTAATCGATGATAACAAGATAATGATAGGAAGCACCCCCGGGGCGATTGAAGCATTGGTTGAGCTGCTGAAGAGTGGTAGTTCAAGAGGTAGAAAAGATGCAGCAACAGCACTGTTCAATCTATGCATATACCAGGCAAACAAGGTCCGCGCGGTCCGGGCAGGAATATTGTCGCCACTGGTTCAGATGCTGCAAGATTCATCTAGCGCCGGAGCCACCGACGAGGCGCTCACAATCCTGTCGGTTCTCGTGAGTCACCACGAGTGCAAAACGGCGATAGCCAAGGCTCACACCATCCCCTTCTTGATCGATTTGTTAAGATCAAGCCAGGCCCGCAACAAGGAGAATGCCGCTGCCATTTTACTTGCACTCTGCAAGAAGGATGCCCAGAATCTCGCTTGCATAGGGAGGCTGGGTGCTCAAATACCATTAACGGAGCTGTCCAAGACCGGCTCGGACAGAGCCAAGCGCAAGGCGACCTCTCTCCTGGAGCATCTCAGTAAGTTGCAGGTGCTCTAG